In Verrucomicrobiota bacterium, the sequence TCTTTCTGCCGTGCGAGTCGCCGCGCTTCTTGTGTATGGAGCGATTCGTGATTTCTTTGCTCAATTCCTCTTGACAGAACGCCGACCCTCTCATATGGTAGTGCGTGAATCGAATCACAGCGTTACCTTTTTCACGAGAGAATTATGAGCACGCAAGCAAGGAACAGGCTCCCGGACAGAACGGTCGAGAGGCTCAGCCTCTACCGCCGTCTCGTCGAACGCATGCTCAACGGCGAGGAGACCTACGTCTACTCGCACGAACTCGGCGCGATGGCGAATTCGACGGCGGCGCAGGTCCGGCGCGATCTCATGTTGCTCGGCTGCACAGGCAGCCCGATTCGGGGCTACAACGTGCGGGAGCTGACAGACCGGATCGGCGCATACCTCGATGCGCCGCACGGCCAGCGGATCGCCCTGATCGGCATCGGCAACCTGGGGCGCGCCATCCTCGCCTACTTCTCACACCGCCGGCCGAGCCTGTCGATCGTGGCCGCGTTCGATACCGACCCGGAGAAGGTGGGCCGGGTTATCGCGGGGTGTCGCTGCTACCACGTCGGAGAGCTGGCCGAGGTAGTCGAGCGCGAGGGGATCGAGTTGGGAGTCATCACCGTGCCGGCGAGCCAGGCCCAGCTTGTAGCCGACCAGTTCGTCGCGGCCGGTGTCCGCGGGATGCTCAACTTCGCTCCCGTGCGCGTGCGTGTTCCTGAGGATGTCACAGTCGAGGACATGGACATCACCATGTCGCTCGAGAAAATCGCCTACATCACGAGACAACGCGTCACCAGTTGAGACGGAGGGAAGTCACGTGACCGCAACAGCGCTCGATATCATATTACAGAAGCACCCGGGGGCGGGCCGGGACGCGCTGATCCCCATCCTGCAGGAAGTGCAGGAGAGCCAGGGGTATTTGTCGCGCGACGTCGTGACCCGCATCGGCCGGCACCTGCGTCTGCCAACGAGCAAGATCTACGGCGTCGCGACGTTCTACAACCAGTTCCGCTTCCAACCCAAGGGCCGGTACCACTTCACCGTGTGCCGCGGCACGGCGTGCCACGTCAAAGGCTCGCTCAAGGTGCTCGATATGCTGCGCAAGCACCTCAAGCTCGAGCCGGGAGAGACGTCGCGCGACGGGCTGTTCAGCCTCGAGGTGGTCGCCTGCATGGGCGCGTGCGGACTGGCGCCGGTCGTCAACGTCAACGGCGAGTTTCACGCCAAGGTCACCCCGAAGAAGATCGCCAAGATCATTGAAGAGTGCCGCGAGGGAGAGCTCACCCATGCAGAAGCCTGAGACAGCACAAGAAAAGACATCGCCCCGCCCGAACGCGGTGTGGCCGGAGCCGGCACGCCCGGCGGCTGGGCTGCTCGCTTGGGTCAAGTCGGGGCGCCTCGCCGAGGCCCGTGACGGGGGCGAGCAGCGACTGGCGGCCACCGTGGCCGAGCTGCGGCGCGAGACGCTGAGACGCCCCGTGGTCTTTGTCGGGGCCGGCACGTGCGGCCTCGGCGCCGGCGCGGGGAAGACGCTCGCCGCAGTGAGAGAGTACGTCGCAACGCACAAGCTCGATGCCGAGGTCATCGAGACAGGCTGCATCGGGATCTGCTCCGAAGAGCCGATCGTGGACGTGCAACTGCTTGGCCGGGCGCGCGTGAGCTTCGGGCGAGTCACGGCCGAGCAGGTTGACGGCCTGCTCGACAGCGTGCTCGGTAACGCGACGGTTCCGTCCGATTCCGTGCTCGGCCAGTTCCGCAGCGCGCACGCCGCGCCGTGGGATGGCGTCCGGTATCTCGACGAGCATCCGTTCATGACCGGCCAGCAGCGCGTCGTGCTCGCGGCGAGCGGCATCATTGATCCCGCGAACATTGACGAGTACATCGCGCGCGGCGGCTACTCGGCGGCGGCGCGCGCCCTCGGCGGCATGACGCCTGTCGAGGTGTGCGACCTGGTCGAGGCGAGCGGCCTTCGGGGCCGTGGCGGCGGCGGGTTCTCGACGGGCAAGAAGTGGAAGTTCGCCCTCAACACGCCGGCCGAGCAGAAGTACCTCATCTGCAACGCCGACGAGGGCGACCCCGGCGCGTTCATGGACCGCGCCGTCGGCGAGAGCGATCCGCACCGCTTGCTCGAGGGCATGCTCATCGCCGCCTACGCGATCGGCGCGAGCAAAGCCTACATCTATATCCGGGCCGAATACCCGCTTGCCGTGCGCCGGCTCACCGCGGCGATCGCCCAGGCGCGCGCCTACGGGCTTATCGGCGAGAACATCCTCGACAGCGGGTTCAGCCTGACGATCATGCTCAAGCAGGGCGCCGGCGCATTTGTCTGCGGCGAAGAGACGGCGCTGATCAACAGCATCGAGGGCAAGCGCGGCATGCCGCGGCCCCGGCCGCCTTTCCCGGCCGTGCAGGGGCTCTTCGACAAGCCGACGATCATCAACAACGTCGAGACCCTCACCAACCTGCCGCTCATCCTCGAGCGCGGCGCCGAATGGTTCGCCGCCATGGGCACCAAGGGGAGCAAGGGCACGAAGGTGTTCGCGCTCTCCGGCATGGTCCAGCGCACAGGCCTCGTCGAGGTGCCGATGGGCACGACGCTGCGCCAGGTCGTGTTCGACGTCGGCGGCGGCGTGCCGGGCAACCGCAAGTGCAAGGCCGTACAGATCGGCGGGCCGTCCGGCGGTTGTGTGCCCGAAGCCTACCTCGACATCGAGACCGACTACGAGGCGCTCAAGGACTTCGGCGCGATCGTCGGCTCGGGCGGGCTCGTCGTCGTGGACGAGACGACCTGCATGGTTGATTTCGCCAAGTTCTTCATGGAGTTCATTCAGAGCGAGAGCTGCGGCAAGTGCATTCCGTGCCGCGAGGGCACCAAGCGCATGCTCGACATCCTCCAGGCGATCACGCGGCCGCGGCGCCGCGAGGACGGCACCGACGCGCTGATCCGTTTCCAGGGCATCATGCAGCTCCAAAGGCTCGGCGAGACGATCAAGCGCACGAGTCTCTGCGGTCTCGGCCAGACGGCGCCGAACCCCGTCCTGAGCACGCTGCGCTGGTTCCGCGATGAGTACGAAGCGCACATCTACGACCGCCGGTGCCCGGCGGGGAGCTGCAAGGAGCTCGTCGGCGTCTCGTGCCAGACCGGGTGTCCCGTTGACACCGAGGTGTGGCGCTACGTCGCCCACATCGCGCGCGGCGAATACACGGACGCCTACCGCGTCATCCGCACGGCCAATCCCCTCCCGTCAATCTGCGCGCGCGTGTGCCACCACCCGTGCGAGCAGCAGTGCCGCGCGGGCGTCACAGGCGGCGAGCCGATCGCCATTCGCACGCTCAAGCGATTCGTTGTCGAACATGTGGCGCCCGGGACCGCAACGCCGGCGCCGATGCCGCGTCACGCGCGCAGCGCGCGGGTCGCCGTGATCGGCGCGGGGCCGTCCGGTCTTGCGGCGGCGCACGAGCTGTCGCTCCGCGGGCACGAGGTAACGATCCTCGAGCGCGAGTCGAAGCCGGGCGGCATGCTCGTCTGCGCGATTCCCGAGTACCGCCTGCCCCGCCCGCGGCTCGCGCAGGAGATCGAGTCGCTGCTTAACGAGAACATCGAGTTGCGCTGCGGCGTCGAGTTGGGCCGCGACATGACGATCGACGAGCTGCTCCACAGCGGCTACAAGGCCATCTACCTCGCCACGGGCGCGCACAAGAGCAAGGGTCTCGACCTGCCCGGCGAGGACGCGGAAGGCGTCATGCCCGGCGTGCGGTTCCTCAAGGGGTACAACCTCCATGGCGAGTCGCTCGCCCGCGGCACCGTGGGCATCATCGGCGGCGGCAACTCGGCCGTCGACGCGGCCCGCGTCGCCCTTCGGCAGCCGGGCGTCGAGCACGTGACGGTCTTCTACCGCCGCACACAGAACGAGATGCCGGCCTACGCCGAGGAGATCCACGCCGCACTTGCCGAAGGGGTCACGATTGAGGAGCTTGTCGCGCCGGTCGCCGTCCACACCGATGGCGGCAAGCTCCGCGGCGTTCGCTTCCAGCGCAACCGCCTTGGCGAGCCGGACGCATCCGGACGCCGGCGTCCGGTCCCGATCAAGGGTTCGGAGTTCGACGTCGAGCTCGATACGCTCGTCGTGGCAATCAGCGAGGAGCCGGAGGCCGAGGGTCTCGAGGGGCTTCGCCGCACGAAGTGGAACACGCTCGCCGTCGATGCCGAGACGTTCTTGACAAGCCGCCGGGGCGTGTTCAGCGGCGGTGATGTCGTCAACGGCCCCGGCACCGTGATCGAGGCGATCGCCGCGGGCAAGAAGGCCGCCGTGATGATCGACCGTTACGTCACCGGCAAGCTGCTCAAGGTCCTGCCGAAGGTGAGCATGCCGGGCGTGTACGTCGAGCCGGTCCACGCGCCGGACGACGATGGTGTGGCCGTGGCGCGCGTGGCGCCGCCCGAGCTCGCCGTCGCGGAACGCACGAAGAGTTTCGAGGAAGTGGAGCTGTGCATCAGCGAACAGGCCGCGCGCTGCGAGGCCCGCCGGTGTCTGCGCTGCGACCTCGAGTTCACACAGCCCGTGTAGGCAACACGATGAAACACACAGCATGGATCCCGAGGTGCTTTGATGATTACACTCGAAGCTGACGGCAAACGAATCGAGGCGCGCAAGGGTGAGACGATCCTCAGCGCGCTGCAACGGCACGGCATCCGCATCCCGACGCTCTGCTACATGCCTGGGCTGCCGCCGAGCGGCGCGTGCCGGCTCTGTATCGTCGAGGTGGACGGGGCGCCAAACCTCATCCCGTCCTGCTCGTACCCGGTCGCCGAGGGGATGAAGATCCGCACGCGCACGCCGAAGGTGCTCGACGCGCGCCGGACGATCGTCGAGCTGTTGCTCGCCAACCACCCCGACGATTGCCTCTACTGCCCGCGCGACGGCCGGTGCGAGCTCCAGACGCTCGCGCAGGATCTCGGCGTGCGCCAGCGCCTGTATCGGGGCCCGAAGACGAGCCGCCCCAAGGACGTCTCGAGCCCGGCGATCGTGCGCGATCCGGACAAGTGCGTGCTCTGCGGCCGCTGCGTGCGCGTCTGCGAGGAGGTCCAGGGCGTGGCCGCCATCGACTTCATTGGTCGAGGGAGCCGAGCGTTCATCGGCACGGCGTTCGACGAGGGGCTCAACGTCTCGGCGTGCGTCAACTGCGGCCAGTGCGTCCTCGTCTGCCCGACGGGTGCGTTGAGCGAGCAGTCGTCCATTGATGCCGTCGTCGCCGCGCTGGCCGATCCCGACACGATGGTCGTCGTGCAGCATGCGCCGGCGGTCTCGGTCACGCTTGGCGAGGAGCTCGGGCTCAAGCCCGGCAAAGACGTCGACGGCGCGATGGTCGCCGCGCTGCGGCGCATCGGCTTCGACCGCGTGTTCGACACCTCGTTCGCGGCCGACCTGACGATCATGGAGGAGGCATCCGAGCTGGTGCATCGAATCTCGACGGGCGGCGTGCTGCCGATGCTCACGAGCTGCTCGCCGGGGTGGATCAAGTTCGTCGAGCACTTCTACCCGGACTTCATTCCGAACATCTCGACGTGCAAGAGCCCCCAGCAGATGATGGGCGCGCTCATCAAGAGCTTCTTCGCCGAGCGCGAGGGCATTGATCCGTCCAAGATCGTCAGTGTCTCGATCATGCCGTGTACGGCCAAGAAGTTCGAGTGCGAGCGGCCCGAGATGGCGCCGAACCACATCCCCGACGTCGACTACGTGCTCACGACGCGCGAGCTGGGCCAGCTTCTCCGCATGTTCGGCGTTGACTTGGCCGCGTTCGAGCCCGAGGCGGCGGACACCCCGTTCGGCGAGCGCAGCACGGCAGGCAAGATCTTCGGTGCAAGCGGCGGGGTCATGGAAGCCGCGGTGCGTACGGCCCACTTCCTGCTCACGGGTCGCGAGCTGGATGACCTCAAGATCCAGCCGCTGCGCGGGCTCGACGGCGCCAAGGAGCTGCACGTGACGGTCAACGGCATCGAGATCGGCGCGGCGGTCGTGAGCGGCCTGAGCAACGCAAGGAAGGTGCTTGAGGAAGTGCGCGCCGGGCGGCGCGACCTGCAGTTCATCGAGGTCATGACGTGCCCCGGCGGCTGCATCAACGGCGGCGGCCAACCTCTCGGCGCCGACCTCGAGGCCATCCGCGCCCGCATGCAGGCGCTCTACAAAATCGACCGCGACGAACGCCAGCGCGTGAGCCATCGCAACGCGTGGGTCCGGCGGATCTACGACGAGTACCTCGGCGCACCGCTGGGCGAGAAGAGCCATCACCTGCTGCACACGCACTACATGAACCGCGACGAGGCCGTGGCCGCCTCGTGACGGCGCGCCGCAAGCAAGACGACAAAGGAGCCGCCATGAGCAAGAAGCCGACCATCCTGATCGTCGATAACGATCCGGATGTCATCCATCAATTGACCGTGGTGCTCGAGGGCGCCGGCTACGCCGTGACCGCCGCCGAGAGCCGCGAGCAAGCCGAAGAAGTGCTCCTCGGGCTGAAGCCGGACGTAGCCATCCTTGACCTGATGATGGAGGAGATGGACTCGGGATTCGTGCTCGCCCATCACGTCAAGCAGTTGTATCCCGAGACACCCATCATGCTGCTCACGGCGGTCACGTCGGCAACCGGCATGTCGTTCGGCGCGCAGACCCCCGAAGCGCGCTCGTGGCTCAAGGCCGATTGCGTGCTCGACAAGCCGGTGCGGCCCGACCAGCTCCGCGCCGAAGTGCGCCGGCTCCTCGACCGCAGCAAACAGACCCGCACCTAGGGAGACCGGCCGACTGCAGACCGGATAGACGATGCAGCCCTACGGGTTCGTCAGCACAATCAAGGAGCGCTGCCGCGTCTGCTACACGTGCGTGCGCGAGTGCCCGGCCAAGGCGATCCGCATTGCCGACGGCCAGGCCGAGGTGTTGCCCGAGCGCTGTATCGGCTGCGGCAACTGCGTGCGCGTCTGCAGCCAGCGCGCCAAGCGGGTGCCGAGTGCCACGGGCGAGGTCAACGCGCTGCTCGCCGGCGAGGAGCGCGTCGCCGCCATCATCGCGCCGAGCTTCCCCGCCGAGTTCCCCGGCCTGAACCACCGCCGCCTCGTCGGCATGCTGCGCGCGCTGGGTTTCGATCTCGTCAACGAGGTCGCGTTCGGCGCCGACCTGGTCGCGGCGCGCTATCAGCGACTGCTCAGCGAGGGTGATGGCGAACGCTACATCGCGACGAGCTGTCCGGCGATCGTCGCCTACGTCGAACGCTATCATCCCCAGCTTGTCCCGGCGCTTGCGCCCATCGTGTCGCCGATGATCGCCACGGCGCGCGCGCTCAAGCGGCTGCACGGGCCGGCGCTTCGGATCGTCTTCATCGGCCCGTGCCTCGCCAAGAAGGGCGAGGCCGCGACGGACAACCTCCACGGCGAGGTGGACGCGGTCCTGACGTTCCTCGAGATCCGGGAGTTGTTCGCGGAGCATCAGATCGACGGCGACCGCGTCGAGCCGGGCGAATTCGACGCGCCACTGCCCGGCTTGGGCGCCCTGTTCCCCATCACGCGCGGCCTGCTCCAGGCCGCGAAGATCAGCGAGGATCTCATGATCGGCGAGGTGGTCGCCGCCGACGGACGCAAGGCGTTTGTCGAGGCGCTGCGCGAGTTTGCCGCGGGCGACCTCAACGCGCGCTTGCTCGAGGTGCTCTGCTGCAACGGCTGCATCATGGGCGCCGGCATGACGTGCAACACGCCGCTGTTCACCCGCCGCAGC encodes:
- a CDS encoding redox-sensing transcriptional repressor Rex, with the translated sequence MSTQARNRLPDRTVERLSLYRRLVERMLNGEETYVYSHELGAMANSTAAQVRRDLMLLGCTGSPIRGYNVRELTDRIGAYLDAPHGQRIALIGIGNLGRAILAYFSHRRPSLSIVAAFDTDPEKVGRVIAGCRCYHVGELAEVVEREGIELGVITVPASQAQLVADQFVAAGVRGMLNFAPVRVRVPEDVTVEDMDITMSLEKIAYITRQRVTS
- the nuoE gene encoding NADH-quinone oxidoreductase subunit NuoE, coding for MSQSRTWTSPCRSRKSPTSRDNASPVETEGSHVTATALDIILQKHPGAGRDALIPILQEVQESQGYLSRDVVTRIGRHLRLPTSKIYGVATFYNQFRFQPKGRYHFTVCRGTACHVKGSLKVLDMLRKHLKLEPGETSRDGLFSLEVVACMGACGLAPVVNVNGEFHAKVTPKKIAKIIEECREGELTHAEA
- a CDS encoding FAD-dependent oxidoreductase; translated protein: MQKPETAQEKTSPRPNAVWPEPARPAAGLLAWVKSGRLAEARDGGEQRLAATVAELRRETLRRPVVFVGAGTCGLGAGAGKTLAAVREYVATHKLDAEVIETGCIGICSEEPIVDVQLLGRARVSFGRVTAEQVDGLLDSVLGNATVPSDSVLGQFRSAHAAPWDGVRYLDEHPFMTGQQRVVLAASGIIDPANIDEYIARGGYSAAARALGGMTPVEVCDLVEASGLRGRGGGGFSTGKKWKFALNTPAEQKYLICNADEGDPGAFMDRAVGESDPHRLLEGMLIAAYAIGASKAYIYIRAEYPLAVRRLTAAIAQARAYGLIGENILDSGFSLTIMLKQGAGAFVCGEETALINSIEGKRGMPRPRPPFPAVQGLFDKPTIINNVETLTNLPLILERGAEWFAAMGTKGSKGTKVFALSGMVQRTGLVEVPMGTTLRQVVFDVGGGVPGNRKCKAVQIGGPSGGCVPEAYLDIETDYEALKDFGAIVGSGGLVVVDETTCMVDFAKFFMEFIQSESCGKCIPCREGTKRMLDILQAITRPRRREDGTDALIRFQGIMQLQRLGETIKRTSLCGLGQTAPNPVLSTLRWFRDEYEAHIYDRRCPAGSCKELVGVSCQTGCPVDTEVWRYVAHIARGEYTDAYRVIRTANPLPSICARVCHHPCEQQCRAGVTGGEPIAIRTLKRFVVEHVAPGTATPAPMPRHARSARVAVIGAGPSGLAAAHELSLRGHEVTILERESKPGGMLVCAIPEYRLPRPRLAQEIESLLNENIELRCGVELGRDMTIDELLHSGYKAIYLATGAHKSKGLDLPGEDAEGVMPGVRFLKGYNLHGESLARGTVGIIGGGNSAVDAARVALRQPGVEHVTVFYRRTQNEMPAYAEEIHAALAEGVTIEELVAPVAVHTDGGKLRGVRFQRNRLGEPDASGRRRPVPIKGSEFDVELDTLVVAISEEPEAEGLEGLRRTKWNTLAVDAETFLTSRRGVFSGGDVVNGPGTVIEAIAAGKKAAVMIDRYVTGKLLKVLPKVSMPGVYVEPVHAPDDDGVAVARVAPPELAVAERTKSFEEVELCISEQAARCEARRCLRCDLEFTQPV
- a CDS encoding (2Fe-2S)-binding protein — encoded protein: MITLEADGKRIEARKGETILSALQRHGIRIPTLCYMPGLPPSGACRLCIVEVDGAPNLIPSCSYPVAEGMKIRTRTPKVLDARRTIVELLLANHPDDCLYCPRDGRCELQTLAQDLGVRQRLYRGPKTSRPKDVSSPAIVRDPDKCVLCGRCVRVCEEVQGVAAIDFIGRGSRAFIGTAFDEGLNVSACVNCGQCVLVCPTGALSEQSSIDAVVAALADPDTMVVVQHAPAVSVTLGEELGLKPGKDVDGAMVAALRRIGFDRVFDTSFAADLTIMEEASELVHRISTGGVLPMLTSCSPGWIKFVEHFYPDFIPNISTCKSPQQMMGALIKSFFAEREGIDPSKIVSVSIMPCTAKKFECERPEMAPNHIPDVDYVLTTRELGQLLRMFGVDLAAFEPEAADTPFGERSTAGKIFGASGGVMEAAVRTAHFLLTGRELDDLKIQPLRGLDGAKELHVTVNGIEIGAAVVSGLSNARKVLEEVRAGRRDLQFIEVMTCPGGCINGGGQPLGADLEAIRARMQALYKIDRDERQRVSHRNAWVRRIYDEYLGAPLGEKSHHLLHTHYMNRDEAVAAS
- a CDS encoding response regulator, translating into MSKKPTILIVDNDPDVIHQLTVVLEGAGYAVTAAESREQAEEVLLGLKPDVAILDLMMEEMDSGFVLAHHVKQLYPETPIMLLTAVTSATGMSFGAQTPEARSWLKADCVLDKPVRPDQLRAEVRRLLDRSKQTRT